ACACATACAGCAAGATAATGGTATGATTTATGATTTGCCTTTCGGTTCATCCTTCTAGCAGACATTTCAGGCACAGtttaagaaaattaaaaacatttaatttcacaAGCAGTGCCCATTGCAGTGATAAGATATTCACCATTCTTGTACGCTGGGAAGTTCTTCATCACATTACTGgcttaaatgtttatttatgtaaGCAGCTAGAACGGTATCAGTCTCAGTGCAACTTCTTGGTGGGAATTTTGAGCTTCCCAACGTATGTGAATGGTCAAACGAGACAAGCGCTTCCCAGTTAATACCCTATCAAATTGTCGAAAAATCTGATAATCTGGCTATGAACTTCTCCTTTGCAGCTCCTTtcatttatggggggggggggggcttcacatGCTATAGCCAAAACTAGAGACAAAAATAAAGAACCACTGATAATTATTAGAAGACTAGGCTAGTaattagcttaaaaaccttGGTGTGCAGACCATTCCATGCTGAAAAATAAAACGTCATGTCCCCTTCTGGGAAAAAATgatttgtcccatattttcaTACACTGCTAAGACGACCCAAAACCCATGTTCTGTTcgcatataaaaaaaaatgcctaaATTAATGTACAACTCTGTATCATTCATCCCAATATTTTAGAATATCACTATCTTTTtagatatcgcccagccctagtgcCAAGTCTTACAGAGTATTTCAGGACAGGCCGTATTCATGTAAAGCTTGTTTACCTGGGCTTGCATAATGTCCTCTATCAAATCTGGATTGGCAGATAAATTCACAAGCACTTTTGAAACCTGAGTCTGAACAGAAAAAGACAAATACTGCTTAAAAACCACTGTAGTTTACAAGCGATACcattttaaacatgtttttatttctcAAAAAACTCAAAAATCACCTCTGCAAAGAATATACCCACgaagtagtgtgtgtgtgtgtgtgtgtgtgtgtgtgtaatatatatatatatatatatataatatatatatatacacacacacacacacacacacacacacacacacacacacatacacacactggcaGGTGGGTTTATTACCACATCAGCATAATTTAGCATGAGACGCTAGGCAATCATTGTCAACACCAGGCaattaaatgcataaataaataccTGTAATGATTCATTGCTCACAACCAGTAGTGATAAAAAGAGAGTAACTGAGTTTCTCATCAGATGTTGGTGGCAGTTTGTGACAGACAGATTGGTCAGTAATCTTAAGCAGGCCAACTGAAGTTCAGAGTTCACTGGTGACATTTCAATCAGATCCAAAACGTGGGACACGTACACCTGGGGTAGAGATCATGAAATGTCCATGTCACATACCTTGATATTTCATTTGGGAAGCTTACATTGTTTTCAGGTAAATACCTTCAAATGCTCTTGATTTCTGACATTCATGCTCAGATTGTTCAGCACATTCAAAGTCTGAACCCGGATTTCAGGCGATGGGTCAGACAACAAGCCGGCAATGATGTGAAGCCCGTCCAATTCTCGAATAAGATCCTAGATTTTTAAATAGAATTAGTTGAAATTATACAAACACCATTtgattaatcaaataaaaataacagcacAGTGCATAAAAGGTTCGTCTAAGTTAAGAGTATTGCTTTAAGAGAGAATTTGGAGAAagtctacagcaggggtggccaatcttatctgcaaagggctggtgtgtatgcgggttttcgctgcaactccctgattagattactaattagagaactgattggctgaagagtcctcacacctgggtttgaacagctgacttacaggttatcccaaccggccctttgcggataagattggccacccctggtctacagTATCTGATACTGAGGATAAGACAGCGCCCTCACCTGGTTCACGGAAAAGGCAGCAGCATTTCCTAACGTCACTAAGACTTGGGTTCTGTCAGAAGCACAGGCATCCATCTGGAGGAGTGACAGCAGCTTCTTTATGTGATGTGGCTCCAGGGGGCCAGAAGATGTGGACAGCTCACCtgaaatgagaaaatgaaagaaaGTTAAAGTAACTCAGAGACAGGTCTAACTAGGCCTATAGAATTTCTGCTTACAAATCAACAATGCAAAATTTATTGGAAAAATGACaactgacaaaaaaaacccCTCAAATTTATGTCCTTACAGCAGTTCTCCAAAGGAAATTGTAACCAAACAAGCACATAGTGCACACCACAGCACatagtgcacaacaacgaaatctGTCCTCTgcatgtgacattgtgacatagcagggggcagctaattcaattacaagtgcgcttccccaACTATTAGGCCTCCACTGCCCACATATTCACACCTATATACAGAGCTATCCACGGTATCTGTGGCCTCACAAATCCTTTTAACAATCAAGCAGtaaattaaaacacataggAGACCATGTTAtgtgttgttattattattattattattattaataataataatatgaatatgaataattAGCACTACGTCGAAGATAAGATTCGAAACGCCCACCTTCAAATCATACGCACAGCGTCCTAACCCGCTAAACCACTTCACATCCCCAGGTGTACGAAACGAGAGTTAATATTGATAATGTACATCCATACTGTGGTCGAGATTATTACATTTGGTCAAGCACTAAATCCTTAAATAAAAGGCATTATAACAAGCACTAGCTGGAAAACCATAATATCCAATTCACACACGTTACATTCAAGTTACATTATATATAGCACGTATGTTTCCGTCGTACCTCGATCGCTCCCATTAAGCAGTGCCAGGCCGGACACCTTCGCCAGCAGCGACCCCGGCTGCAGCATCGCACTGCCGGCCGGATCTCGCTCAGACGGCCCCTGCTCGGGCACCTCGGCTCCCCTCACGCCGCTTTCCCTACTTCTCTCCTGCTGGGGAGCCATAACTGCTTTGTCGCCGGATCCCCACATGAGTTTGTATATCCCATATGACGCTCCGGCCCCGGCCACCAAGCCCAGCAAAGTCTTAATGCTGCACAGCCGGGCCGCGACTCCGTCATCTCCCATGCTCCCGGCGTGCTTCATGGAAGGATCGAGTGGGAATGGTAAAGAAAGCAGCTGAACGTTACACACCGACAGCAAAGCTTCATCTTTGAAAGTGTTACACCTCCGCTACCCAGTTTTTGTGTAACGGGCGGCTCTTCTTTGTCTTTTTCGGGATTTAATAGTACTTACGAAACCGTGACGCTTTACCACCATCTACAGTACGGGGGGGGGAACAACACGACACTAGCGATGGCAATGTAccgttttttttaaataacggTTGCTCCTGTCATTAGCATGAAGACTGAGGTGTAAAAGTAACGAAGTACAATTAGTTAATTACTGCATTAAAATAGTTTCTCTGGGTTTGGTCTTTACTTAAGTATTTCATGTTGTTGCAGTTTTTACTTTGACTTCGCTACATCTACGGCACACCGACTTTTTACTCCGATATATTTTGTGGTTTCGAGAACATCGCGATCTTTACTCAACCAATTTGGAAACAAAGATACTGCAACAAGAAATACATGCCAGAAGTATGCAGCGCACCTCAGTGGAGCAGCAAATAAGTGGAGTAAAGCAAGGGTCTTATGTTTGGTTTCAGCATTGGTATAGGGACTAAATCAGCTTAAATCCCCCCACACCCCAACATGACAGTACAGCCACACACAGCTCCGGCACCATCATGAAATTTGCGGATGACACGGTGTTGGCAGGTCTGATCTCCAAGGGGGATGCGATGGCGTACCTGCACAAGTTGGAAGAGATGTCTCTGCGGTGCCAGGCTAACAGCTTAGACCTGAATGTCTGTAAGACCAAGGAGATGGTTATGGAGTTCAAGAAGGAGTAACAGAGGAAGTACACACCTCTCCAGTGGAGAGGATTAGCAGCCACATGTACACATCTCTGAGGAGCTGACATGGACAACCCATTCGTCGGCCCTGGTGTAATAAGTAAGGCAGTGACCGTATCACCTAAGGCATCTGAGGAAACTCAAAATTTCATCTTCACTGGCAAAAACCTAGAGTGCTACTCGGAACATCACTGCCTGGAATGGCAGCTGCAGCTCCCTGGAGCATAGAGCTGACAGAGGGTGATATAGTGTGGACCGTGTGGTGAGCGAATCACCAGGACAaacctgcctgccctgcagTTCATCTACATTCAGCGACGTAGGTCAGGGCATTAAATATTAGAGACACCTACCTCCGCAACTAGCACTTAAAATTTAGTTCTCATATTTTCTTATAATTTTGTATAAttagttttatgtatttttatatatatatatttctatattttagtatttattttgAACTGTGTAATCCACCCAGTTCTAGATTGTTCTAATCCTCACAGACTGCAACAGTTAAGTCCTTCTCAGATTTTGTCAAAGAATGGGCTGATAGACGAAGAGAGATCCCATTATcccttaaataaaaaaatatctttCCATTTCATGAAGCTCCTGGTGTACAGTTTTTGTGccggggttaatgccagaggaagtttgttACTCTGTAGTTTTTAGTCAACAGAGTGTTAGCAACTCTTGCGCACTATGTGCCTCGATCAGAACTCGGCGACCCCGCTATTACTTCACGTGATCTGACACTttacgttctgttgttcctaaatgcttccacaaggtggcatcctatgacagtaccatgcttgaattcaatgagctcttcagaactgcccattctttcacaaatgtttgtaaacctgactgcatggttaggtgcttgattttatacacctgtggcaatgagtATGACTGAATCACCCGAATTCAATGATCATGACGTGTGTttcagtacttttgtccatatagtgtatcttAGGTAAAATCGCTGATGGAACAACTTAACTCTCTCATAATTAGGCTAAATTAACATAGTGAAAATGAATGTACTTCCAAGGATCCTTTATCTGGATTGGATGCTCCCTTTATTTGAAAGAGGGTCTGGCTGCTGTTCCCTCTGCTACTTACACGCTCTACCTCTGACGTCACGTGCAGTAGTGATGGGCCGGTGACGCTTTATGAAGCTTTCGAGGCGTGTGTCATATTGTGTGTCATATTGTGCCAAAACATGACTTGAGTCTTCAAACCTCTTTTTCAAACATTGGGAGACACCCAGTGTGCTTCAAGAAGGCTTTGAACAATCTGAGAATGAAGTGTCTGCGTTTGCATTGAATGAATAATGACGCTGGTATGACAGCGTCTGATTGCTACTGTGATGACATGTGATTGGGAAAATGTCATCAGGTGGGTGTTTAGCGGTTCAGAGGATTAGCGGGGCTTAGATGTTAGATTTAACTTTCGGATGAAGTGATCTGCAAGGGACGTGCGAGAAGACCTTGTGTGCGGcgtgttgtttttttgtgtgtttttttggtgGGCATTCAGGATGCCGATGCCCACAGACTGAGCTCCAGACGCGCGGGAGGGTCTTGGCGGCTGCTGGAGAGGGGGAAGTTTGGTGGTTGTTTTAGTCTTGTTAaatgaattgtgtgtgtgtgtgtgtgtgtgtgtgtgagagagagagagagagagagagagagatagagagttGTATTCTTACAGCTAAGTTATAAAATCCTCAGAGATTAACTCGTGTGGGATCCAGCCATGTCCCTTTTATTACACATCATCAACAGCATACCGTCttacacataagaacataagaactatacaaacgagaggaggccattcggcccatcgagctcgcttggggagaacttaactaatagctcagagttgttaaaatcttatctagctctgatttaaaggaacctaaggattcagcttgcactacgttatcaggaagactattccatactctgactacacgctgtgtaaagaagtgcttccttaaatccagtttgaaatgttctcccgctaatttccacctatggccacgagttcttgtatttgaactaatgctgaagtaactattcggttgaacagcatccaaacctgttagaatcttatggacctggatcatgtcccccctcagtctcctttgcttgaggctgaacagatttagcttaaataacctttcctcgtatgacattcctctaagaccaggaatcattcttgtggccctacgctgcaccttttctaaggccgctatgtcctttttaagatatggtgaccaaacctgtacacaatattctaggtgaggtctcaccaaggaattgtataatcttagcattacctcccttgacttaaactccacacacctggagatataccccaacagtaggtcccataaaatacctgtactttatatttctgctccctacatggagtaccttacatttgtctatgttaaatttcatctgccaggtgtcagcccagtcactaattaaattaagatcccgctgtagctgctgagccgctagttcagtatctgctacaccacccaccttggtgtcatctgcaaatttcaccagtttactgtatatattggtgtctatatcatttatgtaaattaggaacaaaagtggtcctaaaattgaaccctgcggtaccccactatgaacgcaggcccactgtgacattgagcctcttataactactcgctgcttcctatccgttaaccagttatcaatccaggtcgctacagtttctaaaatacctgtcgctttgagtttaagtgagagcctcttgtggggaacaacatcaaaagccttttggaaatctaagtagatgacatcataggccttcttatcatcaacttcctgagtagcttcctcaaaaaactccaacagatttgttaaacaggatctacctctcctaaatccatgctggctatccctcaaaatgtttaCTTGCTTACCAATACAATACAACCAATCAATCCATGATCAACAGATCTCTACAATCAGTTACCAATACAATACAACCAATCAATCCATGATCAACAGATCTCTTCAGCAATCTGCTACATCCCCCTTTTTCAAAGTGTGAGAGTCATCTCATACTTAACTGAACCTGCAACAGCAAAGAAATAACACCTGTTGACAAACAGAAATCCTACTCATGGTGCTCAAACCTTAAGACGCATGAGGTGTTACATTTCAAtcttaaattctttttttttttagctgtcaTGCTTTAGACTGACTAAACAAAGAGATTAAACCTAAACTcctaaaacacatacacatatacagagAGCTTTAACTTGACCCCTCCATGGGGCAAACCCCAAGCATCAACCCATCTCAAAGTCTCTGTACTTTGTTGGTAGTTTTACTTGTCTCCTGCTTCGTGTACTGCGAATGGAGGTAGCTGGAGAGGGGCCTTCATCTTCACCGGAGGGTGTATCCTGGTGGGATCTGTGACATTGAGTCCTCTCTTTGTGTACTCACTGGTTGCTCCAAGAGCCCAGCTTCATCTTCTGTTGTGAAGGCAAGAAGATGGACACTGACGCGGCAAGCTGTAAGTCCTGATTGTTTATTTACTTCTTTCCTTGGGAAGGTCAGAAGTACCCAGGGCAGAGCCCGAGAGCGTGGCTGACACTCAGGCGGCTCCCAAGTCGCAGGAAGATCGGCTTCGGTACAGATGAGGGAGAGGCGAAAAACAAGGTCGGGAATCCAGGCAGGGGCCGGGCGATCAGCGTCAGTCCAGAAAGAGGCAGAGGCGAAAAACACAGTCAAGGGTCCAGGCTGaggtcaggcgatcggcgtcggtccagaaagggggcaggcagaaactCGGAGTCTAGAAAACGTAGCGGAGGtcagaacacagggaaacacacaccgGAAAAAACACTCGAACTCAGGGCAAaccatgaagatctcgcacTGATCAGAGAACCGAGTTGCCTGATATAGTGACACCGAAACCGGGGTAaacaagacacagctgggagATGAGTGTCTGGAACGGGAGCAACCGGTACGACCAGAACAACTGGTTGACAGGACGCGAACACCTCGGGGGAAGCCCTATCGACCGGAATCCCCGGAGGGGCGTGGCTGAGATGACGATGGGGTTTCCTCAGTGCTATCCATGACATCTTCTCCCTGTAGACTCGGGTGGATTCTCCTCAGATGACGTCTGTTTCTCCTGAACGTGATACCACTCTGGGAGTTTGCACATCATATGCACATGGTTCCACTCGTTTGTTAAGGACTGTGCCTGGTACTCATCCATGCTGTGTGGCCATATGTACTTTGGTACCAGAAGCAAACTCAGGCAAAGGTCTTGAGTTGTGGTTATAGTAGTGCTCTTTTCTGGGTTGTAGATGTTTCAGCCTGGAGTGAAATCCAGCTGGGATGGCAGGTTGTAACACAGCTGTCGAGCTCGGCAAGGTGCTGCATAGTCCTCTTCCCATGAGAACTCGTGCTGGTGAGAACTCTGTACCAGTAGTCACTGGTGTATTTTGAGCGACAGGAGAATTAAGCGTGGGTCTGTACCTGTCAGTGTTGCCTTCTTCAGTGCGTGCTTCACGATCTTCACCATCCTTTCTGCAAGGCCATTTGATTGCGGATATCCAGGGCTGGAGTGGATGAGCTTTATTCCCCATGAAGCTGCGAACTGTCTCATTTCACTGCTCGCAAACGGAACATGGTCACTCGCCATCTCCTTTGGAATCCTGTGTCTGGCGAAAACCGCTTTCATCTTGCGTTTGACTGTGTGGGCAGTCTTGTCAGGCAGATGGAGCACCTCTGGATATTTTGACAGATAATCCACCATCACAAGGTACGCCTGTCCATGAAACTCAAAGATGTCAACCCCGATCTTTAGCCATGGCAGTTCAGGTATCTCATGTGGAATTAGAGGCTCTTTGTGGTTCTGTGGCTGGAGCTGTTGACATGGGGCACACCTTTCCACCATGTGCTCAATGTCATGCGTATCCCTTGATGCACCAGGTGCTGTCTGTCAAGCATCGTCTGCCTCGCGCTCTGAGGAATTACAATCCTGTCACTAGCCATCAATAGTCAGAGGCAATACCGTATTTTAGGCCAGCCTGTGTGGAGCATTTTCAGTACACTCTGTAGGACATTATCGGTAACTGTGGCATCTTTCAGTGTTTTGAGAGTGTCCATGCCCAATGCTGTGGTGACCTCCATCGCATGGACCACTCTCTCCTCAAACAGATCCTCTTCCGCATCATCCATGCAGTCAGTGACAACAGCTCGGGACAGGGTATCTGCAACGTGCATGTCCTTGCCCGAAGTGTACTTTATCTGTAGATCATAGCGCTGGAGCTGCAGTAACATGCGCTGCAGGCATGCTGGGGCTTTGCTCAGGTGCTTCTTGAAAATAATTTCAAGCGGTTTGTGATCTGATTGGACAGTCACCATGTTGCCATAAACATCCTGGTGAAAGCGTTTTGTTGCGAAAGCTATCGCCAGCAGCTCTTGTCGTTTTGTTGGTTACTTATTTTCACTTAGGGTTTAGCTTAGTTTGGGTTGTATTCGTTAGATgtggttttgtttgttattttggcctcTGTCACTCCTGAAGCCTGTTGCACCtagtgtctgtgaataaaatacaaaaaaagatccCTTGTTCCCTTTTCCCATTCCCGCTTTATCTTGTCATTCCCTTGTCCGTTCCCTGTTTATTTTTCTGACGTTCCCCAACCCAAGCCAAGATGCAGATGGCGAATGACAtcgagggagggagggaggtccGGAGAGCCTGCTGGCTTCCTCTGGAAACTTACAGCATGTAACAGTACAGACACCACTCTTTTTCAGATGCTGAGGTATGTACTGTACCGTTCCCCTGCGGGACGACAATGGACCAATAGGGCGCAAGAAGAGTCAAACATGCGCATTCTCATTGGACACTGGACAGCCACATCTCTACAGTAATAGTAAACTACTGAATGAGCGATCCCTGGGGGGTGGAGCAACCACATGGGTGACTCACTGACTCCACCTATTCCTCCTCCTGTTCCAACACCTGCCCTGCCTGTGACTGCTCCTTAATTATCTAGTATTTTAGAGACACAAGCGGCGAGGCGCTGGTTGCATAATACTAATCTGTGAAATCTGTAACATACGTCGTCACGGTGGAATGGCAAGTTtagtactgattttttttttactgctgcAAATCTCACGTaagtaaaatgtatttatatttcaatAGTGGCGTAAGAAACATGTTCTAAAACGCTTCAcgtgaaaaagcttaatgtggCTAAACGTGCAGAAACAGTGACTAATAATCACCTATTTTGAGACGTATCTGATTATTATGGAAGCCCATTTCCGCCaggtagtaaaaaaaatataaaccacggaatctcgcaattgcgacttagtaagtcagaattctgactttatatctcgcaattgcgactttaAAAGTTAAGACTTCTGACTTCTCACGTCAGGTCTGTGACGTACAATCTTATTACTGCGGCTGTACATCTCGCGCACCACAGAACTGACGTGTGAAGTCTTAACTTTtaaagtcgcaattgcgagatataaagtcagaattctgattTACTAAGtagcaattgcgagatataaagtcagaattctaaCTTAccaagtcgcaattgcgagattccgtggcttatatttttttttactacctgGCGGAATCGGGCTTCCATAGTAATGGGCTTCCATAGATTATAAACACTTCTACCCAGcaaaaatctaaaccgaaatgctaGTAATATTGATCGACTTTCTCACGTTAAGCGTTTTCATCTCCATTGACGCCAATTAAcctataaggaaaaggcttaatgccGAGCTACATCGAAGCAGTTCTTTCGACAAGACCTTTCTACCTTTTTAGCACTTTATCTGGGTTTCGGCAGGGGAAAATTAAACGGCGtgcggaagggggggggcatgattCTGGGGAATAAGACGAGGTGGATTTTAAACAAATTGTCTTTTTGCAGGTTTTTCTGATAGTATGCCTACCATAAACCTGAATTGTTCATCACTGAGAGACGGGGACAGGTATCGCATCCAAACAGAAGCCACGGTGGGGATGAACATCACCTTGTGTCTGCAAGAATGGAACCGTGGAGAGCAGGTGAGGGCTGTCTGAGCTCCTTCAGTCCTGCAATGAAACCACGGTTGCTCATTTGTTTGCTCACGCTTCAAGGCTTGGATCAATGTATAGTATTCGCCTTAGTCTTGttgaaaataataatgataattgcaacttttattagttatttattttgaaattatatTTCTCTGTATGACCATCCCCAATGAACAATATGCTACAGTTATGGTACTTCAGCGATCGTTCAGGAAGAATCGAACCGTAGTTGACAGTCATATTTCTTTGCTCGGCAGCCAGCCAGATTTGTTACACCTACTGACGTTACCTTCAGACTTTCCAGTTAGTTCTTCAGCTTCAGTCCTGGCGTTATAGCTTGTATGACAGCTTCCACTATTTCGCTTTCATCATACCCCTTTTTTTAATGTCCTCTGAATTTGTCTTTCCAAACTTGAATAACTCGATTTATCCTTCTGATTTGGTTCCCCAATTTGGCCAACAATTTTTAAATCCCTTCGAAACATTTGCTGAATTACTGTCTGATTTGTTCCTGGAATCAGTACAGTTTCAGTTACGGCACGTACCcccaaacttacggcacgtaacactgcGCCATACCTTAGTTTGCCTTGCGGTTGCGGCCGACGATCATTGTTACTGGATTCACTGGTTGCCCTCATCACATGAATGCGATTGTTTACACTCAACAAAACAGACATTCCCCCatattagggtgaccagataatccatgtcagggaggacactttgagctacttcgggttttacaaactactttcaaattgaaaggctcctgtgctcggctaaatagttcagctcttcttgtactttggtttgtttccttgactgactcatccagctgtttcacattagcattagtgaaacatgcatgattataggagactgaccaatcagcacataaCAAGAAcgcagtgctcaagtgaaatccaagtccttttaattgaaatggtaatttacaattcctgtcctagctcagagtgtcctccctgacatggattatctggtcaccctaccccATCTTCAAGCGAAGATGTCTCAACTACCATATcgcccagtcccccccccccaaacacacacagtataaCTAAGCCTACTTATCTTGCAGTCCTTATACCTAATTACCATTAGCAAATTAGCTAATGTTAATTATAATTAGGTAGAAGCTAAATTACATAGCAAAAGCTTAACTTCACTTCTAATTtagcacaataaaatgtatGGTGCAGCACAAACAACATCAACATTTACACTTTGTTAATCTTGTTGTCGGATCCAGTAAAAATTAGCTAGTGGGTAGTGAATGTCCAGTCCCgctgttaattaaaaatgtatggaagtaaatctgtctcatcacaatttgaattttatatttattttgaattttaaattcaagcattgaatatttatgcattggaaatatgcatctgatttttttttttgcctctgcaTTATAGTCTTCAAATTTTCTATAATGATAAAACATGGTgcattcgattatttctctccaagtcggaacttggatgaaaacgtcacgaaaaacgtcattTCCCGTCAGAAACATGCGTCTTTTATGAcattgaagtcggacaagattttgttgtctgagttgcccctgtgacatAATTTCAACATGCgacttacacactcaacagtaattctattttctaaatctttaaaaatgtttattttgttaaatgtatttttataaaacgtgttcgatttagagaatatcATATCAtaacagtatcctagcatgcaatattagatttttaccagacttgttagtgtctttggtttgtttgtagtttgtttgcctctcgaaaaaagaatatcgctatgaatgtactaaaatattttataaagcttttaatgcggtttgactagtttgtgtttcttgtttgtttgtctctcggaaaaaattatctcactccaaatctgctaaaatataaagcaacaacacagagcagcgtgttcatggaggcagccatgtttgttccgagatgtgggtagctcgaacgggagattgtcggacgtgatgtcactcaactcgaaatttccgagttccgagaggaaaaacgaacgcaccatcgGGGTTTAAAAATTTTCAAAATTTcaaagacaacatttcaaaatTGCTCCAATTCGATGGTCTGAATTCACATGCTAAAATACgaggttaaaaatacaaattataCATCCGGGATACCAAGGCTAAGCAATTGAATCTGTGGGTGCATTCGACTTCATGCAGCCACTTACAGTACAACAGCAATGCATTCCGGTcctgacgtttgtatcccaggcagttctgaGGCTTTATCTGCTGTTTCTgctgaatatcacgtaaagcagttataactgtttttcagttaatttacctggtaaaataaagttatgACAGTTATAAAGTTGAAAACCTCTCCTGGAGCTGAcaccttatcatggtggaggggtttgcatgttccaatgatcccaggagctaagttgccggggctttatgcccctgtta
This window of the Paramormyrops kingsleyae isolate MSU_618 chromosome 1, PKINGS_0.4, whole genome shotgun sequence genome carries:
- the armc10 gene encoding armadillo repeat-containing protein 10, with amino-acid sequence MKHAGSMGDDGVAARLCSIKTLLGLVAGAGASYGIYKLMWGSGDKAVMAPQQERSRESGVRGAEVPEQGPSERDPAGSAMLQPGSLLAKVSGLALLNGSDRGELSTSSGPLEPHHIKKLLSLLQMDACASDRTQVLVTLGNAAAFSVNQDLIRELDGLHIIAGLLSDPSPEIRVQTLNVLNNLSMNVRNQEHLKVYVSHVLDLIEMSPVNSELQLACLRLLTNLSVTNCHQHLMRNSVTLFLSLLVVSNESLQTQVSKVLVNLSANPDLIEDIMQAQAPASLVLLFDSSTHPGVLLRLLTFVRNLKGWRFLDQAVASHRGKDSVYHILLAEGSPLQARLPPLLTHPDAEIKAQVACLLT